The Peribacillus simplex genome contains the following window.
CCGCGATTGCCTGTTTGCTTGCCTTCTCATTTTTAAGCTGATTCCACACGTACTCCACCGCAGATGCCCAGCCTGCTGGATTGTTTAGCTTCTGCTCGGATTTCACCGCCTCGATAAAGACGGAAAACCACATTAAATAGAGTCCGGCTTCATCTAATTGTATCGGTTGGAAATGCTGATATAATAACTCAGCTGTGCGATCGGCAAAATCAATCGGTGTTAATTGGCGATCTTTAGCAGGAGCTTGCACAAGATCTGCATAATCACGTTCCAAATCAGTGAAATTCTGATTTAGGTTTAGGACCTGGTTTTTCAGTAGCTTCTGTTTATGGACGGAATGCTTCAGAAGGAAAATGGCAAACAGCCTTTCCTCAATGAATTCGCTTTCCAGCCTTTTTAAAATAGAAGGAAAATGATGTTCAAAACCATCTGAAGTCGCATTCATATCTCCCCATGGCTCCATGCCTTCCTTTTCAGGGTTCATTTCCACGACCTTTTTCCATGCCTTTCTGGCAGCCTGTTCATGACCCAAGTGGAAAGCGGAAATAGTAAGCCAATAATAGAAGGTCCCATCTCCCTCGAATCCCTGCTTTTGCAATACTTTCAGCCATTTATATGCAGATGCGTAATTTCCGATCAATGCGAAGGTCGCTCCAAGCTTGAAACGATGTTCGGATAGCATCGGCCGAATTTTCTCCAGCATCTGTATGAGCTCTTCAACCTTCTCTTCATCCTGTTGATAATGATGAAAAACAACAAGATTACAAAGCGCATGCAGGTTTCCCGGACTTTTTTCCAGTACCCCATCCAGTGTTTCAAAGGCTTCATTCACTTGACCGAGATAGAAATAGGCAAGTGCCAGGTTATTATAAGCGGACCAGTAATCCTCGTATTCAGCAATCGTTTCTTTCAGTACTTCGATAGCCTTCGGGAAATTCCCTGACTCCAGATACTCGCGGGCTTTTTCCTGTTTGGTAATGAGCCCATCATGCTTAAAGGGATTTTCTTCTGACTCATCCGACTCAAATGTTATCAGTTCAAGCAGATCTTCTGCGTCATCGCTGAACTCCCCGTCTTCTTCTTTATCAAGATAAGCACTGGCGTGACGGTATGCCTCCTTGAACATGCCTAAGTGGGCATAATTATTTGCCAGGAAGTAATGACATTCCGACATATAGGGATCCATCACATCCAAGATGTTTTCCAAGAGGTTGTTTGAATAATTATATTCACCGATTTCCGAGCATGTAATTGCCAATTGACAGGCTATCATCGGTTCTGCAGGTTCAAGTTCCAGCGCACGTTCCAGGTATTTTTTTGATTTAGGTAGTTCACGTCTATGATAAGCTTTTAAACCCTTGGTGAAATAATACTCACCTGTTGGGTGAAAAGTTAGAATTTTTGCCTGTTGGCCAAATTTAGAGTCTTTACTCATGTAATCCTCCATCTACAAGTTGATTAACCATAGTATTATAACATATTGGACTAAATTTGCCGAACAATTCAAGAAAATGGAAAATGGAAATTCCCATGCTTTCTTTAAGAAAAATTGAAGTATCTTCCTAGTCAAATGAGAAGTCAAGATTAGTCGTTAATGCAAATAAAGCCCTCCTATTGACGGAGGGCACAGTTAGTAGACAAAAGGGGTTGGAAAATATCTCTTTGATCAATTATGTTCCCGAACAAAGCAACACCTTCAAATCTCAGATGTGGTTTCTACCAAAATTTTGTAGAAAAATTTAATTGGAGAGGAAGGTGCGAGACTCCTGCAGGAAAAGCACGTCTAGGTGAGAGCCCGCAGGCGCGATGGCGCCGAGGGCGGACCGCCCGCGGAAAGCGAGTTTCTTGAGCGGAAATCAACGTCCAAATAACAAGCCAAAAAAACTGAAGACAAAGTTGATTTTCATCGAGTTTGTCTTCAGTCTGAGCCCTCCTAATGACGGAGGGCTATCACCATTCATTAGGTTTCTTTTGGTTCGTCCTTATCGGAATGTCTAGCCTTTAATACATCAAGCACCGCTTGGAAAGGCAATTCTTGTTCCTGAAGAAGAACGAATAAGTGATAAAGGAGATCGGCACTTTCCATGGAAAGTTCCTCTGCATCGCGATTTTTGGCAGC
Protein-coding sequences here:
- a CDS encoding tetratricopeptide repeat protein, with the protein product MSKDSKFGQQAKILTFHPTGEYYFTKGLKAYHRRELPKSKKYLERALELEPAEPMIACQLAITCSEIGEYNYSNNLLENILDVMDPYMSECHYFLANNYAHLGMFKEAYRHASAYLDKEEDGEFSDDAEDLLELITFESDESEENPFKHDGLITKQEKAREYLESGNFPKAIEVLKETIAEYEDYWSAYNNLALAYFYLGQVNEAFETLDGVLEKSPGNLHALCNLVVFHHYQQDEEKVEELIQMLEKIRPMLSEHRFKLGATFALIGNYASAYKWLKVLQKQGFEGDGTFYYWLTISAFHLGHEQAARKAWKKVVEMNPEKEGMEPWGDMNATSDGFEHHFPSILKRLESEFIEERLFAIFLLKHSVHKQKLLKNQVLNLNQNFTDLERDYADLVQAPAKDRQLTPIDFADRTAELLYQHFQPIQLDEAGLYLMWFSVFIEAVKSEQKLNNPAGWASAVEYVWNQLKNEKASKQAIADKHFISVSTLSKYVKLVQTLLG